The following coding sequences are from one Mycolicibacterium aichiense window:
- a CDS encoding roadblock/LC7 domain-containing protein, with amino-acid sequence MTLPQRPQTNSLDWLVSNFARDVPGVSHAVLVSVDGLLIAASEQLPRDRAEQLAAVTSGLASLAAGAAQLFEAGQVLQSVVEMAGGYLLVMRVGDGSHLATLAAPSCDIGQIGYEMAVLVERVGNVVSSSRRATQPS; translated from the coding sequence ATGACCTTGCCGCAACGTCCACAGACCAATTCACTGGACTGGCTGGTGTCCAACTTCGCCCGCGACGTACCCGGCGTCTCGCACGCGGTGCTCGTCTCGGTCGACGGCCTACTGATCGCGGCGAGCGAGCAGTTGCCGCGTGATCGCGCCGAGCAGCTGGCCGCGGTGACCTCCGGGCTGGCCAGCCTGGCCGCGGGGGCCGCGCAGCTCTTCGAGGCCGGCCAGGTGCTTCAATCAGTCGTCGAGATGGCCGGCGGTTACCTGCTGGTGATGCGGGTGGGTGACGGATCGCACCTGGCCACCTTGGCCGCTCCCAGCTGCGACATCGGCCAGATCGGTTACGAGATGGCAGTTTTGGTCGAACGTGTGGGCAACGTCGTCTCGTCATCACGACGGGCAACCCAACCGTCGTGA